ATTGCGCAGCATCTGGTAGAGCCACTTGAGTTGCGTGAGCGTGCCGTCCGGCCGGATGGCGAGCGGGGCATGCTTCTGGAACAGCCACTTGATGGCTTTTGTCGGAATGCCCGGGGCGGCCCACGGCGAAGCGTAACCTGGCGAAATCTGGCCGGCGTTGCCAAAGCTCGTCTCGAGCGCCGGACCCGCCTGGCGATCGAGCACAGTGACGTCGTGCCCGGCCTTTGCCAGATAGTAGGCGCTGGTGACGCCGATGACGCCACTCCCGAGAACGATGACCTTCATTGCGTTGACTCCTGTAAAACCATAGTTATCCAGTAATAATTCGCATGCTATTCTCGGTTAACTAGATTTAGTTAATGTATATCTCCTGAATTCAGGAAAAAATCATGAGAGTTCAACAGCAATCGATCCGGACGCTGGACCGGCTCGACCGGCGCATCCTCACATTGCTTCAGCAGGACGGACGGATGTCGATGAAGGACCTCTCGGAGCAGGTTGGCCTGTCGATCACCCCGTGCATCGAGCGCGTCAAGCGCATGGAGCGCGATGGCGTGATCATGGGATATTTCGCCCGGGTAAATCCCGCGGCATTGGGGGCGGCGCTGCTCGTGTTCGTCGAGATCACGCTGGACCACAAGTCGGGCAACATGTTCGACCAGTTCCGGCGCGAAGTGCTGCGCATACCTGAGGTGATGGAGTGCCACCTGATCTCGGGCGATTTCGACTATCTGATCAAGGCGCGTATTCGCGAGATGTCCGAGTATCGGAAACTGCTCGGCGACATCCTTTTGCAACTGCCGGGCGCTGTGCAGTCGAAGAGCTATGTCGTGATGGAGGAGATCAAGGAGACGCTGACGATTTACGTCGAGGAGTGAGGCGGGGCAGGGATGGCGTGGTGCCACTGCACCGCTTCGGCGCGAATATGGTTTTTGATGCCGGCTCCTGATGCGATTCGCCAGAAGCGTCAGAAGAGCGGCAACTGCGGATTGGCGGTTCCCGTTGGATCGCTGGAATCCAATGTTCCTCTTGGCGACGTCCGGTCGCGCGCTGGCTTACCGCCATTGCTGCCAGTCCTGGGCGGTGAGTCCGGCGCCGGGACCTTGAATTGATCGTTGCGCAGCGGCGGGCGCGCCTGGTTGAGTCCAAGCTTGCGCGCCGCCAGATGGAAGCGTTGCCGAATCAACTCGGCATGTAGACCCGTCCCCTTCATGCGGGTACCGAATTCCGAACTGTTGTGTTTGCCGTCCCGCACCTGCTCGATCAGGCTCATCACGTGGCGTGCTCGGAGCGGGTAGTGCTCTTCCAGCCACGTCACGAAAACGTCGTGAACCTCGAGAGGGAGCCGTAGCATCACGTAGGCGGCGTAGGTCGCACCCGCTTCGGCGGCGGTGGTTAACACGCGCTCGATATCAAAGTCGGTGAACGCGGGCACGATCGGCGCCACGATCACTCCGGTCGGAATCCCCGCACTGGTCAGCTTGCGAATGGCTTCTATACGGCGGGCCGGGGTGTTCGCGCGAGGTTCCATCTTACGGGCGATGTCCGCGTCGAGCGTTCCCACGGAGATGAACACACGCACCAGTCCCCGTTCGGCCATGCGCGACAGAATGTCGACGTCGCGTGTGACCAGCGCGGATTTCGTGGTGATGCCAACCGGGTGCCCGAAGCGCTCCAGCACTTCGAGCACGCTACGTGTGATGCGGTATTCCCGTTCGATAGGCTGGTATGGATCGGTGTTGGCGCCCAGTGCGAGAAGCGCGGGTTGATAACCACGTTTGCGCAGTTCTGCGTCCAGCCGTTCGGCCGCATTGTGCTTGGCGTAGAGCCGCGTTTCGAAGTCGAGCCCGGGGGACAGACCGAGATAGGCATGGGTCGGGCGCGCAAAGCAATAGGTGCAACCGTGTTCGCAGCCACGGTAGGGGTTGATCGAGCGGTCGAACGGAATGTCCGCCGACGTGTTGCGCGAAATGATCGTGCGCGCATTCTCCAGTGCGACCTGCGTGACGAATTTGACCTCGCATTCCTGGGCCATGTCCGATTCGTGGCGCGTTTCATCGCTTTCTCGGCGCCAGGCCGAAAAGCGTGACTCCAGATTGGCAGTAGCGCCTCGGCCCTTGCGCGACGGGGGCGGCGCGAACGAGGAAGCCATGGCTCGTCTCCTTGAAAGCAGTCCGGACACCGGCAACGGGTGTCCGCAGGGAATGCTCGTCATTATACTGTGTTTTTGTACAGTATTTCGACGGAGGCAATCATGTACGGCGACAAATGGACGAGTGTGGCGGGTGGGGCGAACACGGCCTGGCCGCTGAATGAGGCGAATAGCGTCGGGGACGACCGTGGCTGGCGGGGATGGCCGGCTGTCTGGATGTGGTGGAACTACGCAGCGTTATGCACTGCCGCCTGCTTTGGGCGGCGCGGTTGGGGGCAGGTAGGGGGCGATGGTTCTGGCGATGGCGTTGAGTGCAGCGTGGTCGGCGTTCGGACGTTGGCGGGCCAGATGGATCGCTCGAAGCGTCAGGAGCGAGTACAGCGTCGCGTGGTTTCCGCCCATGACCGCCAGCGCTTCCGTATGTCGAGCCACGATGCCGGCGTCGCCGCGCGACACCGGACCGGCGAGGGCGCCCGGCAGTCCGCGCTCGCGAGCCGCGTCAAGGGTGCCCATCACGAGCGGCCATATGGCGGCTTGTGCGTCGGCCTCCGGCATGCCGACCGCACGCCAGAGCGTCGTCGCTTCGTCGAGCAGGCAGAGCAGAAAACTGGCGGCGTAGTTGGCGCCGGCGTGGTAACGCATGCGTTCGCCAGCAGGAATCGACAGGGCGCGGCATCCCATGTCGCGGGCCAGTGCCTGCAGCGTGCGGTTCAGCGGCGCGTCCGCTTCGATCGTGATGGCGCAACCGGACATGCGCTCGGCGTCGTTGTCCAGCCCGGCAAACAGAAAGAGCGGGTGGAACCCCCCGATCTGGGCGCCGTGGCTCGCCGCCGGTGCGAGCAGAGCGACCTCGGACGCGCCACTGCAATGCACCAGCGCTTGTCCGGCTTTCGGGGACAGGGCGGTGGCGCAGATGGCGATGGCGTCGTCGGGAACCGTCAGAAACACCAGATCGGCATGGTCGAAGACCGCATTCATGTCCCGCGGCCGTTCAACTGGCATCGGTTCGCACTCGCGCAGCGCTGTCGCGATGCGTTGCGCGGCGTGGAGTTGCCGGCTAGCGACAACTGTCACCCGATAGCCGGCGCGCGATGCCGCAGCGGCCATGGCCCGAGCGACGCGGCCCGCGCCAATGAAGCCGAGCGTCGGCTTGAGAGAGGGGGAGGATGTCGTAGTCAAGGCGAAACGTTATTGCGACAGGCGGTTGGGCGTGTCGTGCGTTTCGAAATAGGTCTGGAACGCCACGGCAAAGCCGACCATCATCAGCATGGCGCCGACAAACAGGGAGACGGCGACAATGATGACCGCCGTCCAGCCCGAACGCGACTTTTGCCGCGCGCTCGGATTGAACTGGGCGTTCCAGCGTTCGTCGGGACGAAGGCCATAGACGATGGCGGCAAGAAAGGCCGAGAACAGCGAAATGGCTCCGAGGATAGTCAGGACCCACCCGGCGGGAGAACGCAACTCACTCGTCACCAACAATCCCCATCCGGCAATCCCGCATGCCGAGCCCACGATATGAGCCCAGCCAAAACGATCGCGCAGACCGTAAAGATAGAAGCGGTGCAGTCCGATCGTGCCGAACAGCATGGCCAGTCCAGCGGTCAGGGTCTTGGATTTATAGGCGACTGCGTTCATCGGGGCGCGTTATCGGGAAGGTGTTTCTCGAATGACTTCGACGAGCGTCCAGCGCATGCTCGAAGCGTCGGCGGGCGGATTTTCCATCGGTTCACCGTGGATTTTCACGCGGTATTCTACGCCGGGCTTCCACTCGAAGCCATCGATGTGGGCGTACCAGAGTTCCCACTGCGTTTTGCCCGAGTCATCCGCGTTGCGTACGCGCAGACACTTGCGCTTGGCCACGCCTGCGCAATCCGCCATCTTCGAGTCGACGTCCAGGATCCGGTCTTCCGTTTTTTGGTTTCCGGTGGCGCCGGCAATGGTGCGATTGAGCAGCGTTTGCGACGCGTAAGTCAGTGTTTCGCCGTCGGTCGTGCGAAGCGTCAATTGCGTATCGCGGCGCTCGAAACGCGTGACGCGAGGCAGCGTTTTCAGATAACGGTCTTCGAACGCCATCGAATCCGGACATGCCATGCGCGTTGCGGCAGGCGCCTGCAGACTCACTTGTCCGTTGCCCGGACCGATCTTGTACTGACCAAAGATCCGATTGCAGCCACCGGTGCCGGAGAAGGCGTTCTTGTCGTTGAATGTCAGATTGATCGTGCGACCTTCCGGCAGGGGCGGAACGTCGCTGGCACCCTCCCACTTCACCAACTGCCAGGTGCCGAGAATATCGGCCGGCGCATTGGCCGTGGCCGATGCGTCAGGCGAGGCGGATTGATTGTCCCCCCCGCCGGACGGTGCTGCGCAACCGGCCAGCATGGCTGCCGGGACGATCAAGGCCGCCAGATAGGAAGCGAACGACGAAGGCAGGAACGAGAGTCGACGTTGAGTCATGATGGGATTGTTTTTTGGTTGCGGAGAGGGCAGGGACGGCGAAATCATGACGACGGACGGAGGATGAAATGTCCGGATGAGGCCGTGAGTACCGTGAAGCGTTGACCGTCCGGGTTCATTGTCAGTTCCCCTTCGCACGGGGGAGGGGCGCTCGGAAGTGCAAGGGATTGGCGCCATGGTGATGTCTCACGGTCTGCGGTAGGTGATGCGGTAGATTGCGCCAGCATAGTCGTCACTGATCAACAAGGAGCCGTCCGGTAGCGTGAGGAGATCGACGGGGCGTCCCCAGACCGACTCGTCACTGCCGAGCCAGCCCTGTGCAAAGACCTCCTGTCTAGTGACGTTGCCTTTTGCGTCGAGCACGGTACGGACTACGCGATACCCGACCTTGCGGCTTCGGTTCCATGATCCATGTTCCGCGATAAAGATGCTGCCGCGATAGTCGTTCGGAAATTGCTTACCTGTATAGAAGCGCATGCCGAGCGCAGCGACATGGGCGCCGAGCTTGGTCATTGGGGGTGTGAAGGCTGCGCAGGGCTTTTCCCGGCCGAACTCCGGGTCGACGATATCGCCAGCGTGGCAATAGGGAAATCCGAAGTGTTCGCCCGGGCGGCCCAAACGATTGAGTTCGTCGTTCGGTAAGTCATCGCCGAGAAGGTCACGGCCGTTGTCGGTGAACCACAGCGCGTTGGTGCCCGGCTGCCAATCGAACCCGACGGTGTTGCGCACGCCACGGGCGACGACCCGCCAGTCACTGCCGTCCGCTTTCATGCTGCCAATTATGGCGTAGCGGTTTTCGTCGCGCTTGCAGACGTTGCAGGGCGCACCCACTCCCACATAGAGCCGCTGATCGGGGCCGAAGGCGATATATCGTCCGCCGTGGTGGCTCTCGCTCGGGAGCATGTCGTACACGACGACAGGCTTGCCCGGTTTGTCGAGCCGGTTTTCGATATCGTCAAGCTTAAGAATACGGGAGACAGCGGATATATATAGCGAGCCGTTGTGAATCGCGACGCCGATGGGCATGTTCAGATCGGACGCGATGGTGCGAACCTTCGCCGCGTAGGCGCGAGAGGGATCGAGCGTGATGGCGTAAACGTTGCCCTGTGCGCGGCTACCCACGAATAGCGTGCCTTTGGGGCCGAGCGCCATGCCGCGTGCGCCGGGGACCTGATCGGAGAGCACTTCGACGTGGAAGCCGGGCGGCAGGGAAAGGCGTTCGATGGGGAGCGCGTCCCGCGCAGTCGCAAGCGCAGGCCCGACGGCGAGACCGGTGGCAAGCACGTTTGCGGCGAGTACAGCGCCCGTCCGTTGCGCGAGGCTCCCGAGGCAGGCGCCTCGCGCGGCAAGCCGCGCTAGCCATTGCGGCCGGAAGGTGGGCTGCCATCCATCGGGAAATCGTCGCATGCAGGACTCGCTTCACACAAAGGATTGGTACATTGTAGACCAGTGACCCGCGGCCCTGGATTGCCGCGGTGCCCGCCCAGTCGTGGCCTGGCTTGACGGGCCTTGTCGATCGTTTGGCGAAGTGTTTGTTTTGACGAGGGTTTTGCGCTATAATCACGCGTTTTCTGTCCGAACACTTCTGGATTCACAAGGATTTATTATGGTCGTTATCCGCCTGGCTCGCGGCGGCGCGAAGAAGCGCCCGTTCTACAACATCGTTGCAACCGACTCGCGTAACCGCCGCGATGGCCGCTTCATCGAGCGTATTGGCTTCTACAACCCGGTCGCTGCCGAAGGCACGGAAGGTCTGCGCATCGCTCAGGACCGTCTGACGTACTGGCAAGGCGTTGGCGCCCAACTGTCGCCGACCGTGGCTCGCCTGATCAAGCAAGGCGCCAAGGCTGCTGCCTGAGCGTTTAGCAAGATACGCATTGCTATCGGTTTGCCGATGGCATAAGAATTGAACGGCGGTGCTTGCTCCCGAGCAATCTGGAGTGGGCATCGCCGTGTGTTCGTCACAACGTTGGATTGGCATGGTTCGTTCCGATCGACCCGCACGTGCGCGGTTGCCGCTGAAACTCGGGGCTGCCGGCAAG
The Pandoraea pulmonicola DNA segment above includes these coding regions:
- a CDS encoding Lrp/AsnC ligand binding domain-containing protein yields the protein MRVQQQSIRTLDRLDRRILTLLQQDGRMSMKDLSEQVGLSITPCIERVKRMERDGVIMGYFARVNPAALGAALLVFVEITLDHKSGNMFDQFRREVLRIPEVMECHLISGDFDYLIKARIREMSEYRKLLGDILLQLPGAVQSKSYVVMEEIKETLTIYVEE
- a CDS encoding PA0069 family radical SAM protein: MASSFAPPPSRKGRGATANLESRFSAWRRESDETRHESDMAQECEVKFVTQVALENARTIISRNTSADIPFDRSINPYRGCEHGCTYCFARPTHAYLGLSPGLDFETRLYAKHNAAERLDAELRKRGYQPALLALGANTDPYQPIEREYRITRSVLEVLERFGHPVGITTKSALVTRDVDILSRMAERGLVRVFISVGTLDADIARKMEPRANTPARRIEAIRKLTSAGIPTGVIVAPIVPAFTDFDIERVLTTAAEAGATYAAYVMLRLPLEVHDVFVTWLEEHYPLRARHVMSLIEQVRDGKHNSSEFGTRMKGTGLHAELIRQRFHLAARKLGLNQARPPLRNDQFKVPAPDSPPRTGSNGGKPARDRTSPRGTLDSSDPTGTANPQLPLF
- a CDS encoding Rossmann-like and DUF2520 domain-containing protein; amino-acid sequence: MTTTSSPSLKPTLGFIGAGRVARAMAAAASRAGYRVTVVASRQLHAAQRIATALRECEPMPVERPRDMNAVFDHADLVFLTVPDDAIAICATALSPKAGQALVHCSGASEVALLAPAASHGAQIGGFHPLFLFAGLDNDAERMSGCAITIEADAPLNRTLQALARDMGCRALSIPAGERMRYHAGANYAASFLLCLLDEATTLWRAVGMPEADAQAAIWPLVMGTLDAARERGLPGALAGPVSRGDAGIVARHTEALAVMGGNHATLYSLLTLRAIHLARQRPNADHAALNAIARTIAPYLPPTAPPKAGGSA
- a CDS encoding TM2 domain-containing protein, whose translation is MNAVAYKSKTLTAGLAMLFGTIGLHRFYLYGLRDRFGWAHIVGSACGIAGWGLLVTSELRSPAGWVLTILGAISLFSAFLAAIVYGLRPDERWNAQFNPSARQKSRSGWTAVIIVAVSLFVGAMLMMVGFAVAFQTYFETHDTPNRLSQ
- a CDS encoding META and DUF4377 domain-containing protein, producing MTQRRLSFLPSSFASYLAALIVPAAMLAGCAAPSGGGDNQSASPDASATANAPADILGTWQLVKWEGASDVPPLPEGRTINLTFNDKNAFSGTGGCNRIFGQYKIGPGNGQVSLQAPAATRMACPDSMAFEDRYLKTLPRVTRFERRDTQLTLRTTDGETLTYASQTLLNRTIAGATGNQKTEDRILDVDSKMADCAGVAKRKCLRVRNADDSGKTQWELWYAHIDGFEWKPGVEYRVKIHGEPMENPPADASSMRWTLVEVIRETPSR
- a CDS encoding PQQ-dependent sugar dehydrogenase, with the translated sequence MRRFPDGWQPTFRPQWLARLAARGACLGSLAQRTGAVLAANVLATGLAVGPALATARDALPIERLSLPPGFHVEVLSDQVPGARGMALGPKGTLFVGSRAQGNVYAITLDPSRAYAAKVRTIASDLNMPIGVAIHNGSLYISAVSRILKLDDIENRLDKPGKPVVVYDMLPSESHHGGRYIAFGPDQRLYVGVGAPCNVCKRDENRYAIIGSMKADGSDWRVVARGVRNTVGFDWQPGTNALWFTDNGRDLLGDDLPNDELNRLGRPGEHFGFPYCHAGDIVDPEFGREKPCAAFTPPMTKLGAHVAALGMRFYTGKQFPNDYRGSIFIAEHGSWNRSRKVGYRVVRTVLDAKGNVTRQEVFAQGWLGSDESVWGRPVDLLTLPDGSLLISDDYAGAIYRITYRRP
- the rpsP gene encoding 30S ribosomal protein S16 translates to MVVIRLARGGAKKRPFYNIVATDSRNRRDGRFIERIGFYNPVAAEGTEGLRIAQDRLTYWQGVGAQLSPTVARLIKQGAKAAA